GGATATATCTGACCCAAGCAACTTTTCTAGGATATGGAATTTATACGAAAAAAATATGTCTCAATTAAGAAAAAAACTTTATTCTTATCAATTTACGGACGAAGAGACCCTAGATATTATAGAGATGGTATGGAAAAAACACAAGTATATGCTTGATCCACATGGAGCTATTGGTTATTTAGGACTTCTACAATATTTACAAGAAGTTAAAAAGACTTCATCTATAGCGATTTTTTTAGAAACTGCTCATCCAATTAAATTTATAGATGACATGCCGCTTTTTTTACGAAAAAAAATTATTGTTCCTAAGGAACTGGAAATATTTTTAAGTGCAAAAAGAAAAAAACAAAAAATATCTCTGTCCAATGATTTTAATGTTTTTAAAAACTGGTTATTGGAAAGAAAATAAAATTTTTTAAATAGCAACATCTCCCTTAATATGAGGAAAAGGATTATAGTCTTTTAATTGAAAATCTTTAAAACGAAATTCAAAAATATTTTTTACTGAGGGATTGAGTATCATTTTTGGAAGTGGTCTTGGAGTTCTTTCTATTTGTAATTTTGCTTGTTTGATATGGTTATTATAGATATGAGCATCACCTATGGTGTGAATTAGTTCTTTTTCTTTTAAATTTAGAGTACTGGCTAACATAGTGAGTAGCAAAGCATAAGAAGCTATATTGAAAGGTAATCCTAGAAAAATATCTGCACTTCTCTGATATAATAGCAACGATAAATTTTTTTCAGATACATAGAATTGAAATAACAAATGGCAGGGAGGAAGCACCATATTTTGAATCATGCCCACATTCCAAGAAGAAACAACCAAACGTCGTGAATTGGGGTTCAATTTGATCTCTTCTATAAGAAAAGCAATTTGATCAATAAAATGTCCATCATATGTAGGCCATTTTCTCCATTGCAATCCATATATTGGTCCTAATTCTCCATTTTTATCTGCCCATTCATCCCATATAGAAACTTTATGATCTTTTAAATATTGTATATTTGTGTCTCCTTTCAGAAACCATAATAATTCATAAATAATAGATCGTAAATCTAATTTTTTTGTGGTCAAAAGAGGAAATCCTTTTTCTAAATCGAATCTCATTTGATATCCAAATAGACTTATTGTGCCTATTCCAGTACGATCTTTTCTTTTTATTCCGTTTTTTAATACGTTTTTTAATAGATTTAAGTATTGTTTCATAATCCCCAATATGAGTAAATTATTTCTTTTTTAATTTAATTTTAAGAGTATTTTTGCATAAAAAATATAACTATGAATCAAAAGGTTCTCTTCTTTTCTACAAGAAGTGGGTTAAAATTATCAGAAAATATAGCTTCTTATTATGGGACTTTTCTTGGCAAAGTACAATTTTTAGAATTTAGTGATGGAGAATATACTCCTTGTTTTGAACAATCTGTTCGTGGATCTCAAGTTTTTTTGATAGGGTCTACTTTTCCTCCAGTAGACAATTTAATGGAATTGCTATTGATGTGCGATGCCGCTCGTAGAGCTTCCGCTCATAACATTACACTTGTTATCCCTTATTTTGGATGGGCTAGACAAGATCATAAAGATCAACCTAGAACTCCTATTGCTGCAAAACTTATAGCCAATTTAATGGTTGCTTCAGGAGCGACTCGAGTTATGACCATGGATTTACATGCAGATCAAATTCAGGGTTTTTTTGATATACCTGTAGATCATTTGTATGCATCTAGAATATTCATTGATTATATTAAAAAATTAAACATAAATCAACTAACTATTGCCTCTCCAGATATGGGAGGAGCTAAAAGAGCTAGAAGTTATGCTGGTTATTTGGGAACAGATGTAGTCATTTGTTATAAAGAAAGAAAAAAAGCAAATGAAATTGAATTTATGAATCTTATAGGAAATGTTAAAGAAAAAAATATCATACTTATAGATGATATGGTAGATACCGCTGGGACTCTAACAGAAGCTGCCAACTTAATAAAAAAACAAGGTGCTAAAAGTGTACGTGCTATTGCTACTCATCCAGTTTTATCAGGAAATTCATATGAAAAAATAAATCAATCAGCACTTGAAGAATTGGTGGTGACAGATACTATTCCTATAAACAGAATCAAATTCAATGATAAAATAAAAGTTTTATCTTGCGCCCCACTTTTTGCTGAAGTAATGCAATCAGTACATAACGATGAATCCATCAGTAATAAATTCGTAATATGAAATATATAAATATATACGGTCAAAAAAGAAATGTTGGAAAAAAAGCTGTTCATTCTATTCGACTTTCTGGAAAAATACCATGTATTTTGTATGGAAAAAATATGAATATTCCATTTTTTACTTCATTAGAAAGTTTAAAAAAAATAGTGTATACAACGGAAAGATATGGAGTAATTATTCAAATAGATAATCAAAATATAAATGCAGTTCAAAAAGAAATACAATTTGATCCTATTAGTGACAAAATATTGCATGCAGATTTTTTTCAAATTGATGAATCAAAGCCTATTGTCTTAGAAATTCCTGTAAAATCTTTTGGAAGACCTATTGGAGTTTCTAAAGGAGGAGAATATTATTCTCCAATTAGAAAGCTAAAAGTTAAAGCTTTTCCATCTCATATTCCAGAATATATAAAATTAAATATTGGTTCTTTAGATATAGGAGATAGAATAACAGTTGAAGATCTATATAAGGATCAATATGTTATATTGCACCCATCACATACACTTATAGCAAGAGTGAAAAATTCCCGCATAAATATTAAAGATCAAAAAGAAAAAGAAGATCAAAAAGAAAAAGAAGATCAAAAAGAAAAAGAAGATCAAAAAGAAAAAAATAAATAATGTCTAAAGATCTTTATTTTATGAAAATAGCTTTAAAAGAAGCTTTTATTGCTTTTCATAAAAATGAAGTTCCTATAGGAGCAGCAATAATATATGAAGATGTGGTTATAGCAAAAGCTCATAATTTAACTGAAACTTTTAGTAACATAACCGCACATGCAGAAATGTTGGTAATTAACTTAGCTTCTAATTATTTGAAAAATAAATACATAAAAAAATGCACATTATATGTCACTCTAGAACCATGTATTATGTGTGCAGGAGCTTTATTTTGGTCCCAAATAGGAAGAGTAGTTTGTGGAGCTAATTCTAGAAGAGGATTTTTGTATTCTGGTATTAGATTACATCCAAAAACTAAATTTGTATCTGGAATTATGAAAAATCAATGTAGAGCTCTGATCCAAAAATTCTTCTTTTTTAAAAGAATTCATAAGCATAAAATTAGATAAGAGCCTTTTTCTTTATTTTAAGTTTCAGAATAATCGGTAAAGTTGTAGTAAATACGATTAACAAAATAATCCATTCAAGATGATTTTTTAATTCAGGAAAACTTTTATCTAGATAATGTCCAGCCAACATAATAGAAAAAGTCCAAGCAAGCGCTCCGATAATATTATATATCATAAATTTTTTGAAATCGATACGGATTGCTCCTGCTACAATAGGAGCAAAAGAACGAAACATTGGAAGAAAACGACTCATAATCAATGCTGTTGTTTTGTATTTATTATAAAATAATTTTGCCAGAATAAGATGTTTCTTCTTAAAAAAAAAGGAATCCTTTTTTTTATATAACAAATTACCGGATTTATATCCTAACCAATATCCTTGCACGTTTCCAAGAATAGCTACTCCCGCTACAATTAAAATGATGACAAAGAAAGGGACATCATAAAAATTTTTGCATAAATCTTCTCCAAAAATTCCAGCAGTAAACAACAAAGAATCTCCGGGCAAGAAAAATCCGATAAAAAATCCTGTTTCTGCAAAAACTATTGCTAAAAGAATAAACAAAGCTGTATTTCCAAAATATAAAAATATCCATCTAGGATTGAATAAATGCTGAAAAAAATCCCAAAAATCAGACATATTACAAATATGAGAAACAAAATTCAATATTTCCATTTTTTAGAAAGAAAAAAACCTAAAAAAATATTTATTTTCATACTCAAAAAATATGTTTTTATGGAGTATTTATTCAAATTTATTAATATTTTAGGATGGATTCCTAATATATTTTTTTTAATAGTAGGGTTTCTCTTTATGATTTTTTGGTTGTACAAAATATTTCATTTTATTGATTAATAAAAAATTAGTTAATTTTGTTCAGTAAAGCCAAATGCATGCGAATGAAAAATAGTGATAGAGGGGAGTTCATATACTTTCATGAAAAAGCTTATGAAATGCTAAAAAATTATCTACTGAACCAAGTAGATTCCATAAAAAATACATTCATTTTAGTGGATGACAGAACTCATCAACATTGTCTTCCTATTCTTTTATCTCATATAGATTTTTTAAAAGAATCTAATTTGATTCAAATAAAATCAGGAGAAGAAGAAAAAAATATTCATACATGCATTCAAATATGTAAAAATCTAGAAAAATTTAAAGCAAATAGAAAAAGTTTAATCCTCAATTTAGGAGGAGGAGTTATAACAGATATAGGTGGATTTGTAGCTTCTATATTTAAAAGAGGAATTCGTTTTGTGAATATTCCTACTACTTTGTTAGGAATGGTTGATGCCGCTGTGGGAAACAAAACAGGTGTTAATTTAGATTCAATTAAAAATGAAATAGGATCTTTTTATATTCCAGAATTTTTAATTATTGATACTTATTTTTTGAAAACTCTTCCTAAAAAAGAAATTATTTCTGGAATGGCTGAAATGTTTAAACATGGTTTAATAGCGAATAAAGATTTTTGGATGAAGATGAATCAAATAAAAGATTTAAATGATATAGATGTAAATCAATGGCATCATTTAATTTATCAATCTATATTGATCAAACAGAAAATTGTGGACCAAGATCCCAAAGAAAAAGGATTAAGAAAAATACTTAATTTCGGACATACCATTGGACATGCTTTAGAAAGTTATTTTCTGAATGCTGAAAAAATATTACATGGGATAGCTGTCATCATGGGAATGATTTGTGAATCTTGGATTTCATACAAAATTAATGGTTTACCTATTTCTGATTATGAAAACATTAAATCAACATTTTCTGAATTATATCCAATGCAAAAAAAAATTTATGGTTTATCTGATTCAGAAATCGAAAAAATATTGATGATCATGGAATATGATAAAAAAAATGAGAAGAACAAAATTCAATTTTCTTTATTAAAAGAAATAGGAAAATGTTCCTATAATTGTCAAGTTACACATTCCTTAATCAAGGAATGTTTTTTGAAATAAACATTTTTTTCTTAATTCATTAATATTCTTTATATTATTAAATAATCTCATAATTTCTATAAAAAATGAGTGAAGGAGAAAAAGAAGAAAAATTGGTTCCCATCAATATAGAAGATGAAATGAAATCATCTTATATAGATTATTCTATGTCTGTTATTGTGTCCAGAGCTCTTCCTGATGCAAGAGATGGATTAAAACCTGTACATAGAAGAGTCCTTTATGGGATGTATCAATTAGGAATTTTATCTAACAGTTCCTATAAAAAATCGGCTCGTATTGTTGGAGAAGTTTTAGGAAAGTATCATCCACATGGAGATATTTCTGTTTACGATACCATGGTTCGTCTGGCTCAAAAATGGACTCTTCGTTATCCATTAATAGATGGACAGGGAAATTTTGGTTCATTAGATGCAGATCCTCCTGCAGCTATGCGTTATACAGAAGTCAGAATGAAACAAATATCTGAAGAAATGTTGTTGGATATAAAAAAGAATACAGTAGATATGCAATTGAATTTTGATGATTCTTTAGAGGAGCCAACAGTTTTGCCTACACGGGTTCCTAATCTTTTGATCAATGGATCTTCTGGAATTGCAGTTGGAATGGCTACTAATATTCCTCCTCATAATTTAAAAGAGACTATAAATGCTATTTGTGCTTATATAGACAATAACAATAATTTATCTGTAGAACAGATTATGAAATACATTAAAGCTCCAGATTTTCCAACAGGCGGAATCATTTATGGATATGATGGAGTTAAAAATGCTTTTCACACCGGAAGAGGTCGTATTGTTTTGCGTGCAAAAGTTCATTTAGAAGAAATTCAGGGAAGACAATGTATTGTAGTAGATGAAATTCCTTATCAGGTGAATAAAGCTGATATGATCACTAAAACTGTAGGATTAATGAAAGAAGGAAAAATGGAAGGAATTTTTCAAATTCGTGATGAATCGGATAGAAATGGATTGCGTATTGTTTATATTCTTAAACAGAATACAAACCCCCACATTCTATTGAACAAATTATTTCAATATACTTCTCTACAAACTTATTTCAATGTCAATAATATAGCTCTAGTTAATGGAAAACCTGTTCAATTAAATATAAAGGATTTTATTCAACATTTTGTGGATCATAGACATGATGTTATTATTCGTCGTACTAAATACGAATTAGAAAAGTGTAAAAATCGTGTTCATATATTGATAGGTTTTTTTAAAATATTAGATCATTTGGATCTTATGATCCAACTGATTAAAAAATCTAAAAATCATCATGAAGCTTGTTCCACACTGATTAAAA
This sequence is a window from Blattabacterium cuenoti. Protein-coding genes within it:
- a CDS encoding thymidylate synthase; its protein translation is MKQYLNLLKNVLKNGIKRKDRTGIGTISLFGYQMRFDLEKGFPLLTTKKLDLRSIIYELLWFLKGDTNIQYLKDHKVSIWDEWADKNGELGPIYGLQWRKWPTYDGHFIDQIAFLIEEIKLNPNSRRLVVSSWNVGMIQNMVLPPCHLLFQFYVSEKNLSLLLYQRSADIFLGLPFNIASYALLLTMLASTLNLKEKELIHTIGDAHIYNNHIKQAKLQIERTPRPLPKMILNPSVKNIFEFRFKDFQLKDYNPFPHIKGDVAI
- a CDS encoding ribose-phosphate diphosphokinase, with protein sequence MNQKVLFFSTRSGLKLSENIASYYGTFLGKVQFLEFSDGEYTPCFEQSVRGSQVFLIGSTFPPVDNLMELLLMCDAARRASAHNITLVIPYFGWARQDHKDQPRTPIAAKLIANLMVASGATRVMTMDLHADQIQGFFDIPVDHLYASRIFIDYIKKLNINQLTIASPDMGGAKRARSYAGYLGTDVVICYKERKKANEIEFMNLIGNVKEKNIILIDDMVDTAGTLTEAANLIKKQGAKSVRAIATHPVLSGNSYEKINQSALEELVVTDTIPINRIKFNDKIKVLSCAPLFAEVMQSVHNDESISNKFVI
- a CDS encoding 50S ribosomal protein L25 yields the protein MKYINIYGQKRNVGKKAVHSIRLSGKIPCILYGKNMNIPFFTSLESLKKIVYTTERYGVIIQIDNQNINAVQKEIQFDPISDKILHADFFQIDESKPIVLEIPVKSFGRPIGVSKGGEYYSPIRKLKVKAFPSHIPEYIKLNIGSLDIGDRITVEDLYKDQYVILHPSHTLIARVKNSRINIKDQKEKEDQKEKEDQKEKEDQKEKNK
- a CDS encoding nucleoside deaminase → MSKDLYFMKIALKEAFIAFHKNEVPIGAAIIYEDVVIAKAHNLTETFSNITAHAEMLVINLASNYLKNKYIKKCTLYVTLEPCIMCAGALFWSQIGRVVCGANSRRGFLYSGIRLHPKTKFVSGIMKNQCRALIQKFFFFKRIHKHKIR
- a CDS encoding DedA family protein is translated as MSDFWDFFQHLFNPRWIFLYFGNTALFILLAIVFAETGFFIGFFLPGDSLLFTAGIFGEDLCKNFYDVPFFVIILIVAGVAILGNVQGYWLGYKSGNLLYKKKDSFFFKKKHLILAKLFYNKYKTTALIMSRFLPMFRSFAPIVAGAIRIDFKKFMIYNIIGALAWTFSIMLAGHYLDKSFPELKNHLEWIILLIVFTTTLPIILKLKIKKKALI
- the aroB gene encoding 3-dehydroquinate synthase, giving the protein MKNSDRGEFIYFHEKAYEMLKNYLLNQVDSIKNTFILVDDRTHQHCLPILLSHIDFLKESNLIQIKSGEEEKNIHTCIQICKNLEKFKANRKSLILNLGGGVITDIGGFVASIFKRGIRFVNIPTTLLGMVDAAVGNKTGVNLDSIKNEIGSFYIPEFLIIDTYFLKTLPKKEIISGMAEMFKHGLIANKDFWMKMNQIKDLNDIDVNQWHHLIYQSILIKQKIVDQDPKEKGLRKILNFGHTIGHALESYFLNAEKILHGIAVIMGMICESWISYKINGLPISDYENIKSTFSELYPMQKKIYGLSDSEIEKILMIMEYDKKNEKNKIQFSLLKEIGKCSYNCQVTHSLIKECFLK
- the gyrA gene encoding DNA gyrase subunit A produces the protein MSEGEKEEKLVPINIEDEMKSSYIDYSMSVIVSRALPDARDGLKPVHRRVLYGMYQLGILSNSSYKKSARIVGEVLGKYHPHGDISVYDTMVRLAQKWTLRYPLIDGQGNFGSLDADPPAAMRYTEVRMKQISEEMLLDIKKNTVDMQLNFDDSLEEPTVLPTRVPNLLINGSSGIAVGMATNIPPHNLKETINAICAYIDNNNNLSVEQIMKYIKAPDFPTGGIIYGYDGVKNAFHTGRGRIVLRAKVHLEEIQGRQCIVVDEIPYQVNKADMITKTVGLMKEGKMEGIFQIRDESDRNGLRIVYILKQNTNPHILLNKLFQYTSLQTYFNVNNIALVNGKPVQLNIKDFIQHFVDHRHDVIIRRTKYELEKCKNRVHILIGFFKILDHLDLMIQLIKKSKNHHEACSTLIKKFKISEDQSKSVLDMRLQSLTSLELDKLKKEYDELVKKIEFFQNVLVQHSIRTKIIKEELLDIKKKYQDSRRTQINYSGSQVHIEDLIENEQVVLTISHAGYIKRTSLSEYKRQGRGGVGNRGATARESDFFKHLLIATNHQYMLFFTEKGKCFWLRVYEIPEGSKISKGRAIQNIIHLQQDDKVNAYILTGDLTNKEYVKDYYVMMVTQKGIIKKTSLENYSRPRKDGINAIIIRKGDSLLEAILTKGDSHVFIAVKSGRIIRFSENKVRSTGRTSSGVIGINFTVKNDIVIGMICVDGEDKGNLLAVSEKGFGKRSHLKDYRITNRGGKGIKTINITQKTGDLIAIKYVTDQDDLMIIKKSGIIIRIPISDIRVMGRTTQGVRLINLKENDAIADVAKVYKPIIGFH